The following proteins come from a genomic window of Alosa sapidissima isolate fAloSap1 chromosome 22, fAloSap1.pri, whole genome shotgun sequence:
- the cep83 gene encoding centrosomal protein of 83 kDa, which produces MNPLALAQSMPPLVLPSLDMGSSKQPTGLLGASLGLGSSDMELQKMLIDERMRCEHHKTNYQTLKAEHTRLQDEYTRAQTELKRLLTDKQTSQEKLQLLMTELRGELLDKTRQMEELRLQIMTPQRQELLRAQIQQELEVPMRERFNKLEEEAEKYRSEYNKLRYELTYLKSELHQQREEHTRVLEERKMRYDAEVSRLEQDKEQLAAQLQSGDPARDGRRVEALLREKAQLHQRLKGLESEVAQLRAERDSSGSQAENVQRIQMRQLAESQASVKALEAEKQSVRMQLERVENELQLSQEQNSQLTTRLHKAEREVNMLTSQVEGMKHSHKLEVTNVKLECVRAKGELERERDTLQSQVDGLQSDLEVLRMAVERNKELMAEKEREMVRRVQVAREEELHKMAAVQEEKLEMDNRLAELEQQRALHEAAANSQRDEWEERIRSSQLGEESARKEAHSLRMKVQQLGVQVEELERQQSENLELRQRNQELNTQLGALSQSESELLDTNQRLRESLERVREELRNTRGQMDKTQQEAERLVEERRVEWLEEKHKLQEQEAELQEKHNQAKDRLQRAALAQKKRKAMSEAKEKKLLDKIQLLEAKVEELEIEVSTAKKRSYSDEHAQMHRRLKELQRRHSEFRRLLLGHQFSSTPVPPSVLLPGSETLLPNLQDEQHQRELSVLRRRLEELECSQQQQLEELGPPLDRDRDRERDFSLRDGGISPRDFHRGIPLHSSLSSRDALPDL; this is translated from the exons ATGAACCCCTTGGCGCTGGCACAGTCCATGCCTCCCCTTGTGCTCCCTAGCCTGGATATGGGGAGCAGCAAGCAGCCCACCGGTCTGCTCGGGGCGTCTCTGGGTCTGGGCTCTTCCGACATGGAGCTGCAAAAGATGCTGATCGACGAGAGGATGCGCTGCGAACACCACAAGACCAACTACCAGACCCTCAAAGCTGAGCACACCAG GCTGCAGGATGAGTACACGCGCGCCCAGACTGAGCTGAAGCGGCTGCTGACGGACAAGCAGACCTCGCAGGAGAAGCTGCAGCTGCTGATGACTGAGCTGCGGGGAGAACTGCTGGACAAAACCAGACAGATGGAGGAGCTGCGGCTACAG ATCATGACTCCCCAGAGGCAGGAGCTGCTGAGGGCTCAGATTCAGCAGGAGCTGGAGGTGCCCATGAGGGAGCGCTTTAACAAACTGGAGGAG gagGCAGAGAAGTATCGTTCAGAGTATAATAAGCTCAGATATGAGCTCACCTACCTCAAGTCCGAGCTTCACCAGCAGAGGGAGGAGCATACTCGGGTcctggaagagagaaagatgcgATATGacgctgag GTGTCTCGTCTGGAGCAGGATAAGGAGCAGCTGGCGGCCCAGCTGCAGAGTGGCGACCCGGCGCGGGACGGCCGGCGTGTGGAGGCCCTGCTGCGCGAGAAGGCCCAGCTGCACCAGCGGCTCAAGGGCCTAGAGAGCGAGGTGGCTCAGCTCCGCGCTGAGAGGGACAGCTCCGGCTCCCAGGCCGAAAACGTGCAGCGCATCCAGATGCGCCAGCTAGCCGAGTCCCAGGCTTCGGTCAAGGCCTTGGAG GCGGAGAAGCAGTCGGTGCGGATGCAgctggagagggtggagaaCGAGCTGCAGCTCAGCCAGGAGCAGAACTCACAGCTCACCACCCGGTTGCACAAGGCTGAGAGAGAGGTCAACATGCTTACCAGCCAG GTGGAGGGAATGAAGCACAGTCACAAGCTTGAGGTGACCAACGTGAagctggagtgtgtgagagCCAAAGGagaactggagagagagagggacacactACAGAGCCAAGTGGATG GCTTGCAGTCTGATCTGGAGGTGTTGCGGATGGCGGTGGAGAGGAACAAGGAGCTGATGgcggagaaggagagggagatggtgcGTCGGGTCCAGGTAGCCCGCGAGGAGGAACTCCACAAAATGGCCGCCGTGCAGGAAGAGAA GCTTGAGATGGACAACCGCTTGGCGGAGCTGGAACAGCAGAGGGCGCTACATGAGGCAGCAGCCAACTCACAGAGAGACGAGTGGGAGGAGCGTATCCGTAGCAGCCAGCTGGGGGAGGAGTCTGCGCGCAAGGAAGCACACAGTCTCAG gatgaAAGTGCAACAACTTGGTGTTCAGGTGGAGGAGCTTGAAAGACAGCAGTCAGAGAACTTAGAGCTGAGACAG aGGAACCAGGAGCTGAACACCCAGCTGGGTGCGCTGTCCCAGTCGGAGAGCGAGCTTCTGGACACCAACCAGCGTCTGAGGGAAAGCCTGGAGCGCGTGAGAGAGGAGCTGAGGAACACCCGTGGCCAGATGGACAAGACCCAACAGGAGGCCGAGAG GCTGGTGGAGGAGAGGCGTGTGGAGTGGCTGGAGGAGAAGCACAAGCTGCAGGAGCAGGAGGCTGAGCTCCAGGAGAAGCATAACCAGGCCAAGGATCGCCTGCAGAGGGCAGCACTGGCCCAGAAGAAG AGGAAAGCCATGTCGGAGGCCAAGGAGAAGAAACTGCTGGATAAGATCCAGCTCTTGGAGGCCAAAGTGGAGGAGCTGGAGATTGAAGTCAGCACAGCCAAAAA gagatCCTACTCAGACGAGCATGCTCAGATGCACCGGCGGCTGAAGGAGCTGCAGCGGCGCCACAGCGAGTTCCGCAGGCTGCTGCTGGGACATCAGTTCTCCTCCACCCCTGTGCCCCCCTCAGTACTGCTCCCAGGGTCTGAGACGCTCCTTCCCAACCTACAG gacGAGCAGCATCAGAGGGAGCTGTCAGTGCTGCGGCGCCGCCTGGAGGAACTGGAGTgcagtcagcagcagcagctggaggAGCTGGGCCCCCCTCTGGACCGAGACCGGGACCGAGAGCGCGACTTCAGCCTCAGGGACGGGGGCATCAGCCCGCGGGACTTCCACCGGGGCATCCCACTGCACAGCAGCCTCAGCTCACGCGATGCCCTGCCCGACCTTTGA